A stretch of the Aegilops tauschii subsp. strangulata cultivar AL8/78 chromosome 4, Aet v6.0, whole genome shotgun sequence genome encodes the following:
- the LOC109733393 gene encoding fatty acyl-CoA reductase 2, chloroplastic-like, translating into MGSSCVNLSRAVAAARRPGFAAGAGAGCHGRSVVALSSSSSSRRRTAADGGMSCGIANGYLGGSRPPSLPVHGKSSGPGSAREAGDHDRADGLGIQEFLGGKNFLITGGTGFLAKVLIEKILRTNPDVGKIYVLIKAKDSETALQRLQNEVVDTELFKRLQEIHGKDYQDFIATKLVPVVGDVREANIGIAPELADEIAERVDIIVNSAANTTFDERYDVAMDINTVGPFRIMSFAHRFRRLKLFLQVSTAYVNGQRQGVVLEKPFRLGDTIGKGSAGSSDSSEQHKNAVLDIEAEIKLAFDSRRRADDDSASFSQEMKDLGLERAKLHGWQDTYVFTKAMGEMVINSMRGEIPVVTIRPSVIESTWRDPFPGWMEGNRMMDPVVLYYGKGQLSGFLADPAGVLDVVPADMVVNATLATMAKHGRAAEGGMHVYHVASSTVNPLVFGDLSRFLFQHFTRSPYSDAAGQPIAVPPMRLFDTMEQFASYVETDALLRSARAGVPAGERLSQRLQELCAKSVEQTIHLGSIYQPYTFYTGRFNNGNTEGLMAEMSAEEKAAFHFDVRSIDWTDYITNVHIPGLRKHVMKGRGIAAESPPSSTVLAATSTV; encoded by the exons ATGGGGAGCTCGTGCGTGAACCTCTCCCGCGCCGTCGCGGCTGCGAGGCGCCCGGGCttcgccgccggcgccggcgccggctgCCACGGGAGGAGCGTGGTTGCattgtcgtcgtcgtcgtcgtcgaggCGGCGCACCGCCGCCGACGGTGGCATGTCGTGCGGCATCGCCAACGGGTACCTGGGCGGGTCGCGGCCGCCTTCCTTGCCGGTGCACGGCAAGAGCTCCGGGCCCGGTTCGGCGCGGGAGGCGGGTGATCACGATCGCGCTGACGGGCTCGGGATCCAGGAGTTCCTTGGCGGCAAGAACTTCCTCATCACCGGCGGGACTGGCTTCCTAGCAAAAG TTCTGATCGAGAAAATCTTGAGGACGAACCCTGACGTGGGCAAGATATACGTGCTGATCAAGGCCAAGGACAGCGAGACGGCATTGCAGAGACTGCAAAACGAG GTGGTGGACACGGAGCTGTTCAAGCGCCTGCAGGAGATCCACGGCAAAGACTACCAAGATTTCATAGCGACAAAGCTTGTCCCCGTGGTTGGCGACGTCCGGGAGGCCAACATCGGCATTGCCCCCGAGCTGGCCGATGAGATCGCCGAGCGGGTGGACATCATCGTCAACTCCGCCGCCAACACCACCTTCGACGAGAG GTATGATGTGGCCATGGACATCAACACCGTGGGGCCGTTCCGGATAATGAGTTTCGCGCATCGGTTTCGAAGGCTCAAGCTCTTCCTGCAAGTGTCGACAG CGTATGTGAACGGGCAGAGGCAGGGTGTCGTGCTGGAGAAGCCGTTTCGGTTGGGTGACACCATAGGGAAAGGGTCGGCTGGATCCTCGGATTCTTCGGAGCAGCACAAGAACGCCGTGCTGGATATCGAGGCCGAGATCAAGCTGGCCTTCGATTCGAGAAGGCGCGCCGATGATGACTCGGCTTCGTTCTCTCAGGAGATGAAGGATCTAGGGCTAGAGAG AGCGAAGCTCCATGGGTGGCAGGACACGTACGTGTTCACCAAGGCCATGGGGGAGATGGTGATCAACAGCATGCGAGGGGAGATCCCCGTGGTGACCATCAGGCCCAGCGTCATCGAGAGCACCTGGAGAGACCCCTTCCCGGGCTGGATGGAAGGGAACAG GATGATGGACCCTGTCGTCCTCTACTACGGCAAAGGGCAGCTCAGCGGCTTCCTCGCCGATCCGGCCGGCGTTCTAGACGTG GTTCCGGCGGACATGGTGGTGAACGCGACGCTGGCGACGATGGCGAAGCACGGGCGGGCGGCGGAGGGGGGAATGCACGTGTACCACGTGGCGTCGTCGACGGTGAACCCGCTGGTGTTCGGCGACCTGAGCCGGTTCCTGTTCCAGCACTTCACGAGGAGCCCCTACAGCGACGCGGCGGGGCAGCCCATCGCCGTGCCGCCCATGCGCCTCTTCGACACCATGGAGCAGTTCGCCAGCTACGTCGAGACGGATGCGCTGCTCCGGAGCGCCAGGGCCGGCGTCCCTGCGGGCGAGCGCCTCTCGCAGCGCCTCCAGGAGCTCTGCGCCAAGTCCGTCGAGCAGACCATCCACCTCGGCAGCATCTACCAGCCCTACACCTTCTACACCGGCAg GTTCAACAATGGCAACACGGAGGGGCTCATGGCGGAGAtgtcggccgaggagaaggcggcGTTCCACTTCGACGTGAGGAGCATCGACTGGACGGACTACATCACCAACGTCCACATCCCAGGGCTCAGGAAGCACGTCATGAAAGGGAGGGGCATCGCCGCGGAATCGCCACCCTCCTCCACGGTGCTCGCCGCCACCTCCACGGTGTGA
- the LOC109733394 gene encoding serine/threonine-protein phosphatase PP2A-4 catalytic subunit isoform X2, translating into MEPMSVDSSGCGGLDAQIEQLLQCRPLAEQEVKALCEKAKEILMEESNVQPVKSPVTICGDIHGQFHDLVELFRIGGKCPDTNYLFMGDYVDRGYYSVETVSLLVALKVRHPHRITILRGNHESRQITQVYGFYDECLRKYGNANVWKIFTDLFDYFPLTALVESEIFCLHGGLSPSIENLDSVRSLDRVQEVPHEGPMCDLLWSDPDDRCGWGISPRGAGYTFGQDISEQFNHTNNLKLVARAHQLVMEGYNWAHEQKVVTIFSAPNYCYRCGNMASILEVDDCNAHTFIQFEPAPRRGEPDVTRRTPDYFL; encoded by the exons ATGGAGCCCATGAGCGTGGACAGCAGCGGCTGCGGCGGCCTGGACGCGCAGATCGAGCAGCTCTTGCAGTGCCGCCCGCTTGCCGAGCAAGAG GTTAAAGCACTATGCGAGAAGGCTAAGGAGATATTGATGGAGGAAAGCAATGTGCAG CCAGTCAAAAGCCCAGTGACAATCTGCGGTGATATTCACGGACAATTCCATGATCTTGTTGAGCTTTTCCGGATTGGCGGGAAG TGCCCAGATACTAATTATTTGTTTATGGGGGATTATGTGGATCGTGGATACTACTCCGTTGAGACTGTTTCT CTCTTGGTAGCACTGAAGGTTCGCCACCCACATCGGATTACAATCCTCCGCGGAAACCATGAGAGTCGGCAG ATCACACAAGTATATGGATTCTACGATGAATGCCTACGGAA GTACGGCAATGCAAATGTATGGAAGATATTCACAGATCTTTTTGATTATTTCCCATTAACAGCCCTG GTGGAATCTGAAATTTTCTGCCTGCATGGTGGTTTATCTCCATCGATTGAGAATCTTGATAGTGTGCGTAGCTTGGATCGTGTCCAAGAGGTTCCACATGAGGGACCTATGTGTGATCTTTTATGGTCTGATCCGGACGATCGATGTGGTTGGGGCATTTCTCCTCGTGGTGCTGGCTACACTTTTGGGCAG GACATATCTGAGCAGTTCAATCACACCAACAATCTCAAACTTGTAGCCCGGGCTCATCAGTTAGTCATGGAGGGATATAACTGGGCTCAT GAACAAAAAGTTGTTACCATATTCAGTGCTCCAAACTATTGTTACCGATGTGGCAACATGGCGTCCATTTTGGAAGTTGATGACTGCAATGCTCACACCTTTATCCAG TTTGAGCCAGCCCCTCGGAGAGGTGAGCCAGACGTGACAAGGAGAACACCCGATTATTTCCTTTGA
- the LOC109733394 gene encoding serine/threonine-protein phosphatase PP2A-4 catalytic subunit isoform X1, giving the protein MEPMSVDSSGCGGLDAQIEQLLQCRPLAEQEVKALCEKAKEILMEESNVQPVKSPVTICGDIHGQFHDLVELFRIGGKCPDTNYLFMGDYVDRGYYSVETVSVRINLLVDTTLFFPMIPCSNSCYMYLMIFLIQLLVALKVRHPHRITILRGNHESRQITQVYGFYDECLRKYGNANVWKIFTDLFDYFPLTALVESEIFCLHGGLSPSIENLDSVRSLDRVQEVPHEGPMCDLLWSDPDDRCGWGISPRGAGYTFGQDISEQFNHTNNLKLVARAHQLVMEGYNWAHEQKVVTIFSAPNYCYRCGNMASILEVDDCNAHTFIQFEPAPRRGEPDVTRRTPDYFL; this is encoded by the exons ATGGAGCCCATGAGCGTGGACAGCAGCGGCTGCGGCGGCCTGGACGCGCAGATCGAGCAGCTCTTGCAGTGCCGCCCGCTTGCCGAGCAAGAG GTTAAAGCACTATGCGAGAAGGCTAAGGAGATATTGATGGAGGAAAGCAATGTGCAG CCAGTCAAAAGCCCAGTGACAATCTGCGGTGATATTCACGGACAATTCCATGATCTTGTTGAGCTTTTCCGGATTGGCGGGAAG TGCCCAGATACTAATTATTTGTTTATGGGGGATTATGTGGATCGTGGATACTACTCCGTTGAGACTGTTTCTGTAAGAATCAACCTACTTGTGGATACTACCCTATTCTTTCCAATGATACCATGTTCGAATTCATGTTATATGTACTTAATGATATTTCTTATCCAGCTCTTGGTAGCACTGAAGGTTCGCCACCCACATCGGATTACAATCCTCCGCGGAAACCATGAGAGTCGGCAG ATCACACAAGTATATGGATTCTACGATGAATGCCTACGGAA GTACGGCAATGCAAATGTATGGAAGATATTCACAGATCTTTTTGATTATTTCCCATTAACAGCCCTG GTGGAATCTGAAATTTTCTGCCTGCATGGTGGTTTATCTCCATCGATTGAGAATCTTGATAGTGTGCGTAGCTTGGATCGTGTCCAAGAGGTTCCACATGAGGGACCTATGTGTGATCTTTTATGGTCTGATCCGGACGATCGATGTGGTTGGGGCATTTCTCCTCGTGGTGCTGGCTACACTTTTGGGCAG GACATATCTGAGCAGTTCAATCACACCAACAATCTCAAACTTGTAGCCCGGGCTCATCAGTTAGTCATGGAGGGATATAACTGGGCTCAT GAACAAAAAGTTGTTACCATATTCAGTGCTCCAAACTATTGTTACCGATGTGGCAACATGGCGTCCATTTTGGAAGTTGATGACTGCAATGCTCACACCTTTATCCAG TTTGAGCCAGCCCCTCGGAGAGGTGAGCCAGACGTGACAAGGAGAACACCCGATTATTTCCTTTGA